The Daucus carota subsp. sativus chromosome 2, DH1 v3.0, whole genome shotgun sequence genome includes a window with the following:
- the LOC108207513 gene encoding 5'-3' exoribonuclease 3 → MGVPSFYRWLTTKYKSIVVNAKEEIGECIDSSLPNPNGIEFDHFYLDMNGIIHACFHPEDYDHMCTIKTFDEVFSNVFGYIDRLFNIVRPRRLLYLAIDGVAPRAKMNQQRARRFRKAKEAEQMEKEEERLGIQFQLEGKQVLPKQETEVSDSNIITPGTEFMFRLSKELQSYIRLRMKQHPGWKNVKVLLSDSSVPGEGEHKIFSFIRLQRTFPEYDPHTRHCVYGLDADLILLALATHEIHFSILRDDIGAQRPVFSCHSTQAFAITDPRYMVKSRGWFKKWVETWSSEKSSSEASIRTSIPPKGPYQFLHAWILREYLEIDMDISDCPENFEPDFERLVDDFIFICFLSGNDFLPHMPSLYINEGGMDLLIHVYRTEFTNFGGHLLDMQRVEDKKSGYIKLNGVEKFILLVGKYEEQIFKKRADLRERKLRKNFNEFEDSRCAEDQVSGTDEIDVLTLKISGICPEEKNRSSNGPEVIFQNTKEMREKLKAYIRKAADSFQNGDPGTDKVKLNLPGYKERYYKEKFGATNSSDIESTRRAVVAKYTEGLCWVTLCYFSGVPSWSWYYPYYYGPFASDMKGLSQVKPKFQTGSPFKPFEQLMGVLPPRSAHALPVPYRRLMTDENSSIVDFYPTDFPIDVDGMRFTWQGVCKLPFIEEDRLLAETQKLETELKVDEAIRNSEGLDLLFLGSSEIIRKNLSNDSNKHDNDVKIDADLSEGLNGFVLLRRDGNKAVGAAHYDNDILCVSYKWPPKRKHNTRLLEGVIIPNKTIYKDYIYETQLWHEYQGFRPNTRIQNSHRQWKTDEKLTDLASCGTAHNFNSPLHQNYNVNRRTSSWDRGTTRVTEAIKTNEQQLYNAQRDNMSFSKRHGPGNVRRAKSSARIEAQDAWISTSGGANKNVWQDLDSDTEESDLGHVEQLAVNFTEQLERRKSMRKCSGFKRADF, encoded by the exons ATGGGCGTGCCTTCGTTTTATAGATGGTTAACAACCAAGTACAAGTCTATTGTAGTCAATGCAAAGGAAGAAATAGGAGAATGTATAGATTCAAGCCTTCCCAATCCAAATGGAATAGAGTTTGATCATTTCTATTTGGACATGAATGGGATTATCCATGCATGTTTCCATCCGGAAGATTATGATCAT ATGTGCACTATAAAGACTTTCGATGAAGTTTTCAGCAATGTATTCGGTTATATTGATAGGCTCTTCAACATTGTGAGGCCCCGGAGGCTGTTGTATCTTGCTATAG ATGGTGTGGCTCCAAGAGCCAAGATGAATCAGCAAAGAGCCCGAAGGTTTCGAAAGGCAAAAGAAGCAGAACAAATG gaaaaagaggaagaaaggcTAGGAATACAGTTTCAATTAGAAGGTAAACAAGTTCTTCCAAAACAGGAAACTGAAGTATCTGATTCCAACATCATTACTCCTGGGACCGAGTTTATGTTTAGACTATCTAAAGAGCTTCAGAGCTACATTCGGCTTCGGATGAAACAACATCCGGGTTGGAAAAATGTCAAG GTCCTTCTGTCAGACTCAAGTGTTCCAGGTGAAGGGGAACACAAGATTTTTTCGTTTATTAGGCTTCAACGTACATTCCCTGAATACGATCCACATACACGCCACTGTGTTTATGGTCTG GATGCAGACTTGATATTACTGGCACTAGCAACACACGAAAttcatttttcaattttgaGAGAT GATATTGGTGCACAACGTCCGGTTTTCAGCTGTCATTCCACACAAGCATTTGCCATTACTGATCCCAGATATATGGTGAAGTCAAGGGGATGGTTTAAAAAG TGGGTGGAGACATGGTCCTCAGAAAAATCAAGTTCAGAGGCATCAATTAGAACATCCATACCACCCAAAGGACCTTACCAG TTTCTTCATGCTTGGATTCTGCGGGAATATCTTGAAATTGATATGGATATCAGTGATTGCCCTGAGAACTTTGAACCTGATTTTGAGAGACTTGTTGATGACTTTATCTTCATATGTTTTCTTAGTGGGAATGATTTTCTTCCTCACATGCCTTCACTATACATCAACGAG GGTGGGATGGATCTCTTGATTCATGTCTACAGGACAGAGTTCACAAATTTTGGAGGTCACTTGCTTGACATGCAACGT GTGGAGGATAAGAAATCTGGATATATAAAGCTTAATGGAGTTGAGAAATTTATTCTCTTGGTTGGAAAGTATGAAGagcaaatatttaaaaagaggGCAGACCTCAGGGAGAGAAAACTCAGAAAGAATTTCAATGAATTTGAGGATTCA AGATGTGCTGAAGACCAAGTTTCGGGCACAGATGAAATTGATGTATTGACTTTAAAAATTTCAGGAATTTGTCCCGAAGAAAAAAATAGATCTTCAAATGGGCCAGAAGTG atttttcaaaatacaaaagaaatgaGAGAAAAACTAAAAGCATATATTCGGAAAGCAGCTGACAGCTTTCAAAATGGCGATCCTGGAACAGACAAA GTAAAATTAAATTTACCAGGCTATAAAGAAAGATACTACAAGGAAAAATTTGGGGCGACCAATTCTTCAGATATTGAGAGCACAAGGAGAGCAGTT GTTGCAAAGTATACCGAAGGCCTGTGCTGGGTGACACTTTGTTACTTTTCTGGAGTTCCATCTTGGTCGTG GTATTATCCATATTACTATGGTCCATTTGCTTCAGATATGAAAGGGCTATCACAAGTGAAACCAAAATTCCAAACAGGATCACCATTTAAACCTTTTGAGCAACTTATGGGTGTTTTACCTCCCAGGAG TGCGCATGCGCTGCCTGTGCCTTATCGGAGATTAATGACTGATGAGAATTCCAGTATTGTTGATTTTTACCCAACAG ATTTTCCTATCGATGTTGATGGAATGCGGTTCACGTGGCAG GGTGTGTGCAAACTGCCTTTTATAGAAGAAGATCGTCTTTTAGCAGAGACACAAAAGTTAGAAACCGAGCTCAAG GTGGATGAAGCCATTAGGAACTCTGAGGGTCTAGATCTGTTGTTTCTTGGAAGTTCTGAAATTATCCGTAAGAATTTAAGTAATGATTCCAACAAGCAtgataatgatgttaaaatcgATGCTGATTTGAG TGAAGGGCTTAATGGATTTGTGCTTCTTAGGAGGGACGGAAATAAGGCTGTCGGGGCAGCCCATTATGACAATGATATTCT ATGTGTATCTTACAAGTGGCCTCCTAAGAGGAAGCATAACACACGTCTACTAGAAGGCGTTATTATTCCTAACAAG ACAATCTATAAAGATTACATTTACGAGACACAGCTGTGGCATGAATACCAGGGGTTTCGGCCTAATACCAGAATCCAGAATTCCCATAGGCAGTGGAAGACTGATGAGAAATTAACAGATTTGGCAAGCTGTGGCACGGCTCATAATTTTAACTCGCCTTTGCATCAGAATTACAATGTAAACCGGAGAACCTCTAGTTGGGACAGAGGAACGACACGAGTTACAGAGGCCATTAAGACTAATGAACAGCAATTGTACAATGCGCAAAGGGACAACATGAGTTTCAGCAAAAGGCACGGTCCAGGGAATGTGCGGCGAGCCAAGAGTTCGGCTAGAATTGAAGCACAAGATGCATGGATATCAACGTCTGGTGGAGCAAATAAGAATGTGTGGCAAGATTTGGACTCTGATACAGAGGAAAGCGATTTGGGGCACGTAGAGCAGTTAGCGGTAAACTTTACCGAGCAGCTAGAGCGAAGAAAGAGCATGAGAAAATGTTCCGGCTTTAAACGGGCTGACTTTTGA
- the LOC108208102 gene encoding NDR1/HIN1-like protein 12 has protein sequence METEQLKKLCCCVLGFFLTQLAVIVLFTYFLIWLLLRPSIPQFILQDASVETFNFSSSTDSLTSSFQITLYSKNPNSLAGIYYDNLQVFATYQGQEITLRTPLPPTYLHHNEDSVWPLSLIGDNMAVAPNIENSLTQDQMAGIVTISIEVEGNIRWKVGSSASGKSIQLNVNCPLDITYGSRDNNGSVAPVIDNYQLVESCNVEY, from the coding sequence ATGGAAACAGAACAACTTAAGAAGCTGTGCTGTTGCGTATTAGGTTTCTTCCTCACCCAGCTGGCAGTCATAGTCCTCTTCACATATTTCCTAATATGGCTCCTCCTCCGTCCCTCAATACCTCAGTTTATTCTCCAAGACGCCAGCGTTGAGACTTTCAACTTCTCCTCGTCCACTGACTCGCTGACCTCCAGCTTCCAAATCACTCTCTACTCAAAGAACCCCAACAGCCTTGCCGGAATATACTACGATAATCTCCAAGTCTTCGCTACGTACCAAGGCCAGGAAATCACACTGCGAACTCCACTTCCTCCAACATACCTACACCACAACGAAGATTCTGTTTGGCCACTTTCGCTGATAGGTGATAATATGGCAGTTGCACCGAATATCGAAAATTCATTGACACAAGACCAGATGGCTGGCATTGTAACGATCAGTATTGAGGTCGAGGGAAACATTAGATGGAAGGTGGGCTCATCTGCGTCTGGCAAGAGTATTCAACTAAATGTGAATTGCCCTCTTGATATAACATATGGAAGCAGAGATAACAATGGTTCTGTTGCACCAGTAATTGATAATTATCAGCTGGTCGAAAGCTGTAATGTGGAGTATTGA
- the LOC108208101 gene encoding probable xyloglucan endotransglucosylase/hydrolase protein 32: MALSLYLFLLVILLPLASNAQRQPPSPGYKPSSKFSSVSFGKGYSNLWSPHHQTINGSTVTIWLDNSTGSGFKSLNSYSSGYFGAAIKLHPGYTAGVITAFYLSNNQVLEKHDEIDIEFLGTTPGKPYTLQTNVYVNGTGDGTPLIGREVKFNLWFDPTKAFHNYAILWNPKEIIFFVDDIPIRRYPKKSAATFPSRPMWAYGSIWDASSWATEGGKYKADYQYQPFIARYKNFKIGGCRAGARATCRPASGSSALTGRLSRKQNVAMAWAQRYYKVYDYCGDETRDLTKTSECLS; this comes from the exons ATGGCTCTGTCTCTCTATCTTTTTCTTCTTGTAATATTGCTTCCTCTTGCAAGTAATGCACAGAGGCAACCACCTTCACCTGGTTATAAACCTTCTTCGAAATTCAGTTCAGTTAGTTTTGGTAAGGGATATAGTAATTTATGGAGTCCTCATCACCAGACTATCAATGGTAGCACTGTGACAATTTGGCTTGACAATAGCACAG GAAGCGGATTCAAATCGCTGAATTCTTATAGTTCAGGGTACTTTGGTGCTGCTATTAAGCTTCATCCAGGTTACACTGCAGGAGTCATTACTGCTTTTTAT CTTTCAAACAATCAAGTGCTGGAGAAGCATGATGAAATTGACATTGAGTTCCTGGGAACAACACCAGGAAAGCCTTATACACTACAAACAAATGTTTATGTCAATGGAACCGGAGATGGAACTCCCCTTATTGGAAGAGAGGTCAAATTTAACCTTTGGTTCGATCCCACGAAGGCTTTCCATAACTATGCTATCCTCTGGAACCCAAAGGAGATCAT ATTCTTTGTGGATGATATACCTATAAGGAGATACCCGAAAAAGAGTGCAGCCACATTTCCATCAAGGCCAATGTGGGCATACGGATCGATATGGGATGCTTCGTCATGGGCAACTGAGGGCGGAAAATACAAGGCAGACTATCAGTACCAACCCTTCATTGCTAGGTACAAGAATTTCAAGATAGGAGGCTGCAGAGCTGGCGCTCGAGCTACATGCAGGCCAGCTTCAGGATCTTCAGCACTCACGGGCAGGCTAAGCAGAAAGCAAAATGTGGCCATGGCCTGGGCTCAGAGATATTACAAGGTTTATGATTACTGCGGAGATGAAACGAGAGACCTCACCAAAACATCTGAGTGCCTTTCGTAG